The Dyadobacter subterraneus genome window below encodes:
- the murC gene encoding UDP-N-acetylmuramate--L-alanine ligase — MNEWKYIYFVGIGGIGMSALARWFKANSFQVAGYDKTLTPLVQTLISEGIPVNLEDEIEAIPAEFIADPSKTLIVYTPAVPVQHKQMNYFRQENFMILKRSQVLGLLTKNLRTVGVAGTHGKTTTSSLVAHILRYADVNTTAFLGGITQNYGTNLLLNAPTENLSEVVCVVEADEFDRSFLTLFPEIAIVTSTDADHLDIYGKHENVLESFRDYVGQIDEDGALFMKKGLDLASSTKAKVFTYSLKEGDYHADRIRIENARFVFDVVHPGGVIENVAMKIPGYHNIENSLAASAVALYLGVSSENIKGALESYKGVKRRFEYQVELPSKVYIDDYAHHPAEIEAFLSSVKALYPGRHVTGIFQPHLFTRTRDFADGFAASLSMVDRLLLLEIYPARELPIEGVNSDMLLDKITIEDKNLVSKKDVLDLLPKLNTDIVVTIGAGDIDTLVEPIKILLQNPFSNN; from the coding sequence ATGAATGAATGGAAATACATCTATTTTGTAGGAATTGGCGGAATTGGTATGAGTGCTTTGGCCAGATGGTTTAAGGCGAATTCGTTTCAGGTGGCGGGTTATGACAAAACTTTGACACCACTTGTACAAACGCTGATTTCTGAGGGTATTCCCGTTAATCTGGAAGATGAAATTGAAGCTATACCAGCAGAATTTATTGCCGATCCGTCAAAAACGCTGATTGTCTATACGCCGGCCGTTCCGGTTCAGCATAAGCAAATGAATTATTTCAGGCAGGAAAATTTTATGATACTGAAAAGATCACAGGTATTAGGTTTGCTGACAAAGAATTTAAGAACGGTAGGAGTGGCAGGAACGCACGGAAAGACGACAACATCTTCACTAGTCGCACATATTTTACGATATGCTGATGTAAATACGACTGCTTTTCTGGGAGGAATTACCCAGAATTATGGTACCAATTTGTTGCTTAATGCACCAACCGAAAATCTTAGTGAAGTGGTTTGTGTTGTGGAAGCTGATGAATTTGACCGTTCATTTTTAACACTTTTTCCTGAAATTGCTATTGTCACTTCTACGGATGCTGACCATCTTGATATCTACGGAAAACATGAAAATGTTCTGGAATCTTTCAGGGATTACGTCGGGCAGATTGATGAAGACGGGGCTTTGTTTATGAAAAAAGGACTTGATCTGGCTTCAAGTACAAAAGCAAAAGTTTTTACCTATTCATTGAAAGAAGGAGACTATCACGCAGATCGTATCCGGATCGAAAATGCAAGATTCGTTTTTGACGTCGTTCATCCCGGAGGTGTTATTGAAAACGTGGCAATGAAAATTCCGGGTTACCATAATATTGAAAATTCGCTTGCAGCCAGTGCCGTAGCTTTGTATTTGGGCGTTTCTTCTGAAAATATAAAAGGTGCGCTTGAAAGTTATAAAGGAGTAAAAAGGCGCTTTGAATATCAGGTTGAATTACCTTCAAAAGTTTACATCGACGATTACGCCCATCATCCGGCAGAAATCGAAGCATTTTTATCATCGGTAAAAGCACTATATCCGGGAAGGCATGTGACAGGAATTTTCCAGCCGCATTTATTCACCAGAACACGGGATTTTGCTGACGGTTTTGCGGCAAGTCTTTCGATGGTTGACAGATTGTTACTTTTGGAGATTTATCCGGCCAGAGAATTACCAATTGAAGGAGTAAATTCTGACATGTTATTGGATAAAATAACAATCGAAGATAAAAATTTGGTAAGCAAAAAAGATGTTTTAGACCTTTTACCGAAATTAAATACTGATATTGTAGTGACAATTGGTGCTGGTGATATTGACACCCTTGTGGAGCCAATTAAAATCCTTCTCCAAAACCCATTTAGTAATAATTAG
- a CDS encoding HNH endonuclease, whose product MGKVLVLNQDYSALSVCTVPKAFLLVYLNKAELLAESPTHFLRTVRDQYPMPIVIRLNSYIHLPYRGVVMTRHNIFKRDGNRCQYCGTHDHLTLDHVMPKSRGGKTTWDNLATACKRCNSKKGDYTPEEAGMHLRQRPFRPSFLMFIRDFSGFTDAEWLPYLGVKERAAN is encoded by the coding sequence ATGGGTAAAGTTCTGGTTCTTAATCAAGATTACAGCGCACTTAGTGTTTGCACAGTGCCAAAGGCATTTCTCTTAGTTTATCTAAACAAAGCTGAATTGTTGGCTGAGTCCCCGACTCATTTTCTCCGGACTGTACGGGACCAATATCCAATGCCCATTGTTATTCGCCTGAATAGCTACATTCACCTTCCTTACCGCGGCGTTGTCATGACCCGCCATAATATTTTCAAAAGGGACGGAAATCGATGTCAGTATTGTGGAACGCACGATCATTTAACACTCGATCATGTCATGCCAAAATCAAGGGGAGGAAAAACGACCTGGGATAATTTAGCGACTGCCTGTAAACGATGCAATTCGAAAAAAGGCGATTACACACCGGAAGAAGCCGGAATGCACTTACGACAGCGTCCGTTCCGACCATCTTTCTTAATGTTCATCCGTGACTTCTCTGGATTCACAGATGCAGAATGGCTTCCATATCTTGGCGTAAAAGAACGAGCAGCTAACTGA
- the rpsA gene encoding 30S ribosomal protein S1 — MSKEKQTQVLPDFDWEKAEDKGFGTGYSAADRTRFEEMYETTISPVQEKEVVKGVVVGITDREVILNIGFKSDGIVSFNEFRDLPALKIGDEVEVYVENQEDAQGQLVLSRKKAKVITAWDNIQKSFDEDVVIDANVKRRTKGGLIVDIFGIEAFLPGSQIDVKPIRDFDIFVGKRMEVKVVKINYANDNVVVSHKILIEKDLEAQRQQILNNLEKGQVLEGVIKNMTNFGVFIDLGGVDGLLHITDISWGRINHPSDLLALDQKLNVVVLDFDEEKKRISLGLKQLQSHPWDSLSEDIQVGSKVTGRIVNVADYGAFLEIKPGVEGLIHVSEMSWSQHLRNPQEFMNVNDEINAVVLTLDRQERKMSLGIKQLTEDPWTQGSLKDKYAIGTRHKGVVRNLTNFGLFIELEEGIDGLVHVSDLSWTKKIKHPSDFVKVNDELEVVVLELDAENRRLALGHKQLEENPWDTFETIFAVGSVHRSTIVAKGDKFATLELPYGIEGIAAVKNLTKEDGSVAEVGESLDFTVLEFLKDEKKIVLTHSKVKPSVAPAVEEKKEEKAPKPAATQAKNTTSNTDSAAKEGEKSTFGDLSVLSALKEQFEETERKGKKVAKKDDETEE, encoded by the coding sequence ATGTCTAAGGAAAAACAAACACAAGTATTGCCTGATTTCGATTGGGAAAAAGCAGAGGACAAAGGATTCGGTACAGGCTATTCAGCTGCTGACCGTACTCGTTTTGAAGAAATGTACGAAACAACAATTTCTCCTGTTCAGGAAAAAGAAGTTGTTAAAGGTGTGGTTGTAGGTATTACAGACCGCGAGGTGATTCTTAACATCGGTTTCAAATCTGATGGTATCGTTTCATTTAATGAATTCCGTGACTTGCCAGCTTTGAAAATTGGTGACGAAGTGGAAGTTTATGTAGAAAACCAGGAAGACGCACAAGGTCAGCTTGTTCTTTCACGTAAAAAAGCAAAAGTAATTACTGCATGGGATAACATCCAGAAATCGTTTGACGAGGATGTGGTTATCGATGCTAACGTGAAGAGAAGAACCAAAGGAGGTCTTATTGTAGATATATTTGGTATCGAAGCTTTCTTGCCAGGTTCACAAATCGACGTGAAACCAATTCGTGATTTCGACATTTTTGTTGGAAAACGTATGGAAGTGAAAGTTGTTAAGATTAACTACGCAAACGATAACGTTGTAGTTTCTCATAAAATCCTGATCGAAAAAGATCTTGAAGCACAACGTCAGCAAATCCTTAACAACCTTGAAAAAGGACAAGTTCTAGAAGGTGTTATTAAGAACATGACTAACTTCGGTGTGTTCATCGATCTTGGTGGTGTTGACGGTTTGTTGCACATTACAGATATTTCCTGGGGTCGTATCAACCACCCGTCAGATCTTTTGGCACTTGACCAGAAGCTTAACGTTGTGGTTCTTGATTTTGACGAAGAGAAAAAACGTATCTCTCTTGGCTTGAAACAACTTCAGTCTCACCCATGGGATTCGTTGTCAGAAGATATCCAGGTTGGATCAAAAGTAACAGGACGTATCGTTAACGTTGCTGATTACGGCGCTTTCCTTGAAATCAAACCAGGTGTTGAAGGTTTGATCCACGTATCTGAAATGTCATGGTCTCAGCACCTGCGCAATCCTCAGGAGTTTATGAATGTAAACGACGAGATCAACGCAGTTGTATTGACACTTGACCGTCAGGAACGCAAAATGTCTCTTGGTATCAAACAACTTACCGAAGATCCTTGGACTCAAGGTTCATTGAAAGATAAGTATGCAATTGGTACTCGTCATAAAGGTGTAGTACGTAACCTTACTAACTTCGGTTTGTTTATCGAACTTGAAGAAGGTATCGACGGACTAGTTCACGTTTCTGACTTATCATGGACTAAGAAAATTAAACATCCTTCGGATTTCGTAAAAGTTAATGACGAACTTGAAGTTGTGGTTCTTGAGCTTGACGCTGAAAACCGTCGTTTGGCACTAGGTCACAAACAACTTGAAGAAAATCCATGGGATACTTTTGAAACAATCTTCGCTGTTGGATCTGTTCACCGTTCTACAATCGTAGCAAAAGGAGACAAATTCGCAACTTTGGAATTGCCATACGGTATCGAAGGAATCGCTGCGGTGAAAAACCTTACAAAAGAAGATGGTTCAGTTGCTGAAGTTGGAGAAAGCTTAGACTTCACTGTTCTTGAGTTCTTGAAAGACGAAAAGAAAATCGTTCTTACTCACTCAAAAGTGAAACCTTCTGTTGCTCCTGCTGTTGAAGAGAAAAAAGAAGAAAAGGCTCCTAAACCTGCTGCAACTCAGGCTAAGAACACAACTTCTAACACAGATAGCGCTGCCAAAGAAGGAGAGAAATCTACCTTTGGTGACCTAAGTGTACTTTCTGCTTTGAAGGAACAATTTGAAGAAACTGAAAGAAAAGGAAAAAAAGTAGCGAAAAAAGACGACGAAACTGAGGAGTAG
- a CDS encoding radical SAM protein — protein sequence MRLISHPVLCNYYVTYRCNASCGFCDIWEKPSPYITVENLRDNIRDLKRLGVKVIDFTGGEPLLHRQLDVLLREAKEQGMITTVTSNGLLYPKYAERLKGLVDMLHFSLDSPDRDEHDKSRNVKCFDKVMESIQIAREMGERPDIIFTIFEDNVDQIKRMWEEICLPNDLILILNPVFEYNGVGGNLSEQTLKELLWWGKQKNVYLNEAFIQLRLDGGNHVDDPICKAASTTIVISPENKLVLPCYHLGLKDFPIEGNLYDLYHSDEVQKLVALEGKLPACEGCAINCYMQPSFAVEMNRYWWKALPSTIKYNRIKGTWKQMLKM from the coding sequence ATGCGTTTAATCTCCCATCCTGTCCTTTGTAACTACTATGTAACGTATCGCTGCAATGCGTCCTGTGGTTTCTGCGACATATGGGAGAAACCGTCGCCTTATATCACTGTTGAAAATCTTCGGGACAATATCCGGGATTTGAAACGGTTGGGAGTAAAGGTTATAGATTTTACAGGAGGAGAGCCATTGCTTCACCGTCAGCTTGATGTTTTACTTCGTGAGGCAAAAGAGCAGGGTATGATTACCACGGTAACGAGCAATGGTTTGCTTTATCCAAAATATGCGGAAAGATTAAAGGGCCTGGTTGACATGCTCCATTTTTCCCTGGATTCTCCTGATCGTGATGAACATGATAAATCACGAAACGTAAAATGTTTCGACAAAGTAATGGAGTCGATTCAGATTGCCAGGGAAATGGGAGAGCGGCCGGATATCATTTTCACCATTTTTGAAGATAATGTTGATCAGATAAAACGGATGTGGGAAGAGATTTGTCTGCCTAATGATCTGATCCTTATTTTAAATCCGGTTTTTGAATATAATGGTGTAGGAGGAAATCTTTCCGAGCAAACATTGAAAGAGCTGCTTTGGTGGGGGAAACAAAAAAATGTTTATCTCAATGAAGCATTTATTCAGTTAAGACTGGATGGAGGAAATCATGTGGATGATCCAATTTGTAAAGCTGCAAGTACCACAATTGTAATTTCTCCGGAAAATAAACTTGTTCTCCCCTGCTATCATTTAGGTCTGAAAGATTTTCCGATCGAAGGAAATCTCTACGATCTGTATCATTCCGACGAAGTTCAGAAATTAGTGGCACTGGAAGGAAAACTGCCGGCATGTGAAGGTTGTGCGATCAATTGTTATATGCAGCCATCTTTTGCTGTTGAGATGAACCGATATTGGTGGAAAGCTTTACCAAGTACGATCAAGTATAATCGTATCAAAGGTACCTGGAAGCAAATGCTAAAAATGTAG
- a CDS encoding nuclear transport factor 2 family protein has translation MAQSQDAAVRASVDKLFDGMRSGDSSVVRSVFIPQSTLTSVSTNAKDSVMTHVSKTDDFVAAVGKPHTEKWDERIYDVKISVDGPMAIVWAPYKFYRGETFSHCGVNVFTMIKTKSGWKINSITDTRRKTDCL, from the coding sequence ATGGCTCAGTCGCAAGATGCTGCGGTAAGAGCTTCGGTAGATAAATTATTTGACGGAATGAGATCAGGAGATTCTTCTGTGGTAAGAAGTGTTTTTATTCCACAATCAACTTTGACTTCTGTTTCAACCAATGCGAAAGATTCTGTAATGACACATGTGAGCAAAACGGACGACTTTGTAGCCGCCGTAGGAAAGCCGCATACAGAAAAGTGGGATGAAAGAATTTACGATGTAAAAATTTCAGTGGACGGACCAATGGCCATTGTCTGGGCTCCGTATAAGTTTTACCGGGGCGAAACATTTTCTCATTGTGGCGTAAATGTTTTTACCATGATCAAAACAAAAAGCGGCTGGAAAATAAATTCAATTACAGATACGCGAAGAAAAACGGATTGTCTGTAA
- the ftsZ gene encoding cell division protein FtsZ yields the protein MNKNLLHSLDQDYIVNEIVKETNGVMSEPAIIKVIGVGGGGSNAVNYMFEKKIKDVEFAVCNTDRQALANSPVPVKIQLGATLTQGLGAGTDATKGKEAALETIEEIKALLGGSTQMVFITAGMGGGTGTGAAPVIAQLAKEMGKLTVAVVTAPYTWEGLDKKEQALEGIEQLKEFSDTVLVVLNDKLEELYEDMTLTQAFAEADGILLNAVKSISEIITTNGNINTDFKDVEKVLKNAGQSVMGTAEATGVDRAQLAIKEALDSPLLNDRDIRGAKRILVTLATSKKREATMKEQREIWRYVLSQVGGEARMFKLGTITDDSLGDKLRVTIVAAGFDSVESPIPGIELKNGFTGKTQTQEVVAEIPFVEETAPEMVLTQELEENTATSSIDFMVDPNIIAMDNRAYTHVSYVDLEESNEWSNEETAKLQAMIKSFQGGLVKWGDLEGPAYRRSHIELWKRPSIPSNEMEQHWLK from the coding sequence ATGAATAAAAATTTGTTGCACTCTTTAGACCAGGACTACATTGTGAACGAAATCGTTAAGGAAACCAACGGAGTCATGTCCGAACCTGCTATCATCAAAGTGATAGGCGTTGGAGGCGGAGGAAGTAATGCCGTCAACTACATGTTTGAGAAAAAAATCAAAGATGTAGAGTTTGCTGTTTGTAATACCGACAGACAAGCATTGGCAAATAGCCCGGTACCCGTAAAGATTCAACTTGGTGCTACCTTAACCCAGGGACTGGGAGCAGGAACAGATGCAACAAAAGGAAAAGAAGCGGCACTTGAAACGATCGAAGAAATAAAAGCTTTGCTCGGAGGTTCTACGCAGATGGTTTTTATTACGGCTGGTATGGGTGGTGGAACCGGAACCGGGGCAGCTCCTGTGATTGCACAGTTGGCCAAGGAAATGGGCAAACTTACCGTAGCGGTTGTTACAGCGCCTTATACCTGGGAAGGACTTGACAAGAAAGAGCAAGCTCTGGAAGGTATTGAACAGCTGAAAGAATTTAGCGATACTGTACTGGTTGTATTGAACGATAAACTGGAAGAGCTTTACGAAGATATGACATTGACTCAGGCTTTTGCTGAGGCGGATGGAATACTTCTTAATGCTGTAAAAAGTATTTCCGAGATCATTACAACCAATGGAAATATAAATACGGATTTCAAGGACGTTGAAAAAGTTCTTAAAAATGCCGGACAATCTGTAATGGGTACGGCTGAGGCAACCGGTGTTGACCGTGCTCAGCTGGCTATTAAAGAAGCATTGGATTCACCTCTTCTGAATGATCGTGATATCCGTGGTGCAAAACGTATTCTTGTAACGCTTGCGACCAGCAAAAAGCGCGAAGCTACAATGAAAGAACAGCGCGAAATCTGGCGTTATGTACTTTCGCAGGTTGGCGGTGAAGCAAGAATGTTTAAACTGGGTACAATTACGGATGATTCTCTTGGAGATAAACTTCGTGTTACAATTGTAGCTGCAGGTTTTGACAGCGTTGAATCTCCGATTCCTGGTATTGAACTGAAAAATGGCTTTACAGGAAAAACGCAAACGCAGGAAGTTGTAGCAGAAATACCTTTTGTAGAAGAAACAGCTCCTGAAATGGTTCTTACCCAGGAATTGGAAGAAAATACAGCTACAAGTTCGATTGATTTTATGGTAGACCCTAATATCATTGCAATGGACAACAGAGCTTATACACATGTTTCGTATGTAGATCTGGAAGAAAGCAATGAATGGTCTAACGAAGAAACTGCAAAATTACAGGCCATGATCAAATCTTTCCAGGGAGGTTTGGTGAAATGGGGAGATCTTGAAGGACCGGCATATCGTCGCAGCCACATTGAATTGTGGAAACGACCTTCAATTCCTTCAAATGAAATGGAACAACATTGGTTAAAATAA
- a CDS encoding NADPH-dependent FMN reductase: MSAISPIVIIVGTNRPNSMSRRVAEYYQKLLAQSNTSSTILDLVDLPHDFTFTALYGNSGKNDAFNTLKSHIDGAEKFIFIVPEYNGSYPGVLKAFIDGLPYPNSFTNKKAALVGLSSNMHGAIVALSHMNDIFSYLGMNTLALRVKLAQIQSHFVDNEITNPLYKELLEIQAEQIIRF; encoded by the coding sequence ATGTCAGCCATTTCCCCTATTGTGATCATTGTTGGTACCAACCGGCCAAATTCCATGTCACGACGTGTTGCAGAATATTATCAAAAACTTCTCGCTCAGTCCAACACTTCAAGTACAATTCTCGATCTGGTTGATTTGCCCCATGACTTTACTTTCACCGCACTGTATGGAAATAGTGGAAAGAATGACGCATTCAATACATTAAAAAGCCATATTGACGGAGCAGAAAAATTCATTTTTATTGTACCAGAATATAACGGCTCCTATCCTGGTGTCTTAAAAGCTTTTATTGACGGTCTTCCTTATCCAAACAGTTTTACCAATAAGAAAGCAGCACTTGTTGGTTTATCTTCCAATATGCATGGGGCGATTGTCGCGCTGAGCCACATGAATGATATTTTCAGCTATCTGGGAATGAACACGCTTGCGCTTCGCGTAAAACTTGCCCAGATTCAATCCCATTTTGTTGATAATGAAATAACCAATCCATTATATAAAGAGTTGCTTGAAATTCAGGCAGAACAAATCATCCGGTTTTAA
- the accD gene encoding acetyl-CoA carboxylase, carboxyltransferase subunit beta: protein MSWFIRKEKGINTPTEMKREAPDGLWYQCPNCKKITATREHKLNAYTCPHCNYHEKVGSDIYFELLFDDNKYTELDADLTSGDPLHFVDTKAYPDRIKATQLKTGLKDAVRTGHGKMNDVKIVIACMDFNFIGGSMGSVVGEKIARAINYSIKHKQPFLMISKSGGARMMEAGFSLMQMAKTSARLALLSEAKIPYISLLTDPTTGGVTASYAMLGDFNISEPEALIGFAGPRVIRETIGKDLPKGFQSAEFVLEHGFLDFIVDRKDLKDKLSSLLTMLK, encoded by the coding sequence ATGTCCTGGTTTATTCGGAAAGAAAAAGGCATCAATACACCCACGGAAATGAAGCGCGAGGCTCCGGACGGGTTGTGGTATCAATGTCCAAATTGTAAGAAAATTACTGCTACAAGAGAGCATAAATTGAACGCTTACACTTGTCCGCATTGTAATTACCACGAAAAAGTGGGATCTGATATTTACTTCGAATTATTGTTCGACGATAATAAATATACTGAACTGGATGCTGATCTGACTTCTGGTGATCCTTTGCATTTTGTAGATACCAAAGCATATCCGGATCGTATCAAGGCAACCCAGCTGAAAACAGGATTGAAAGATGCTGTGCGTACGGGTCACGGAAAAATGAATGATGTGAAAATCGTAATTGCCTGTATGGATTTCAATTTCATCGGCGGTTCTATGGGTTCTGTGGTTGGAGAAAAAATCGCTCGTGCGATCAACTATTCTATCAAACACAAACAACCGTTTCTGATGATTTCAAAATCGGGTGGTGCGCGTATGATGGAAGCAGGATTTTCATTGATGCAAATGGCAAAGACCTCCGCAAGACTTGCTTTATTATCCGAAGCAAAAATCCCATACATATCCTTATTGACAGATCCAACAACAGGTGGCGTAACTGCTTCTTATGCGATGTTGGGAGATTTCAATATTTCTGAACCTGAAGCTTTGATTGGTTTTGCCGGTCCGCGTGTTATTCGTGAGACAATTGGTAAGGATCTTCCGAAAGGTTTCCAGAGTGCTGAATTTGTTTTGGAGCACGGTTTCCTTGATTTTATTGTTGACCGTAAAGATTTAAAAGACAAACTAAGCAGTCTGTTAACGATGCTGAAATAA
- the smpB gene encoding SsrA-binding protein SmpB, translated as MSEKLVKKVDIRNRRASFEYFFLEEFTAGLSLTGTEIKSIRQGKVNLTDAYCLFMDGELYVRSMHISVYTEGTHWNHDPLRDRKLLLTKREMRKLSENLKDQGLTIVPVKLFTTDRGFAKLHIALAKGKKLYDKRDSIKEKDLKRESDRSDY; from the coding sequence ATGTCAGAAAAATTAGTAAAAAAAGTCGATATCCGAAACAGACGTGCGTCGTTCGAATATTTTTTTCTTGAAGAGTTTACAGCAGGCTTGTCGCTGACAGGAACTGAAATAAAATCGATACGTCAGGGTAAGGTAAATCTTACAGATGCTTACTGTCTTTTTATGGATGGTGAATTGTACGTTCGCAGTATGCACATTTCTGTTTACACCGAAGGCACACACTGGAATCATGATCCTTTACGGGACCGGAAGCTTTTGCTTACAAAACGTGAAATGAGAAAATTAAGTGAAAACTTGAAAGATCAGGGGTTGACGATTGTTCCGGTTAAGCTCTTCACAACGGATCGTGGTTTTGCCAAATTGCATATCGCTTTGGCAAAAGGTAAAAAGCTTTATGACAAAAGAGATAGTATTAAGGAAAAAGATCTGAAACGTGAAAGTGATCGCTCAGACTATTAA
- the ftsA gene encoding cell division protein FtsA has translation MAQDNIVVGVDIGSTKITVVAAQGTSTGSRFDNIEILGFSEVLVPEGAVINGSVENIMQVGDAIREALNEASSRSDLDIGVVNVSFSGSHVRVSPQSDGVIRPTSSTGDEVTQKDVDQLVDDMYRAKTEANYDVLHVLPMEFVVDSSMGVRQPVGRTGIKLGGHFLIVSANNQSIQRTKKSLLEADSHLKFDKMIYAPLATSLAVLDEGEMKAGIAMVDIGDHTTDLVIYYDGIIRHIASFPVAGRHITADLRTGCGIQLGNAEKLKKEHGVAISADVPLNIEVLVNFLAGRAPKQVLKKNVALIIEERLKEIAAMVYAEILKSGYEENLIGGIVLTGGTANIPEIEILFEKVTNMPVRVGLPERLAHTAKADAVSNTSYSTAIGLAWAGIKSIDPRIKSICKPPVHLSAPLRETPTQTKPKELKKVPKDDGSFWDRIIGRKDDSIGDY, from the coding sequence ATGGCACAGGATAATATTGTAGTAGGAGTAGATATTGGAAGCACGAAAATTACCGTAGTAGCAGCACAGGGCACATCCACGGGATCTCGTTTTGACAATATTGAGATTTTGGGATTTAGTGAGGTTCTTGTGCCTGAAGGAGCCGTGATTAATGGTTCGGTTGAAAATATAATGCAGGTGGGAGACGCAATTCGTGAAGCATTGAACGAGGCGTCTTCACGTTCTGATTTGGATATAGGTGTTGTTAATGTAAGTTTCAGCGGATCGCACGTTAGAGTTTCTCCACAGAGTGACGGTGTGATACGACCCACTTCATCCACCGGTGATGAAGTTACCCAAAAAGATGTAGACCAGTTGGTTGATGATATGTACAGGGCAAAAACAGAAGCAAATTATGACGTGCTTCATGTTTTACCTATGGAATTTGTTGTTGACAGTTCTATGGGCGTTCGTCAGCCGGTGGGAAGAACAGGAATAAAATTGGGTGGACATTTTCTTATTGTTTCAGCAAATAATCAATCCATTCAAAGAACAAAAAAGAGTCTTCTTGAAGCAGATTCTCATTTGAAATTTGATAAAATGATCTACGCACCTCTTGCAACCAGCCTGGCTGTTTTGGATGAGGGCGAAATGAAAGCTGGTATTGCAATGGTTGATATCGGTGATCATACAACGGATCTTGTTATTTATTATGACGGTATTATTCGTCATATAGCATCATTCCCGGTTGCCGGCAGACATATCACAGCGGATTTGCGTACTGGCTGCGGAATTCAATTGGGCAATGCTGAAAAATTGAAAAAAGAACATGGCGTAGCGATTTCTGCAGACGTTCCGTTGAATATCGAAGTGCTGGTTAATTTCCTGGCAGGTCGTGCACCAAAACAGGTTTTGAAGAAAAATGTTGCATTAATTATTGAAGAAAGACTTAAGGAAATTGCAGCGATGGTTTATGCTGAAATCCTTAAATCCGGTTACGAAGAAAACCTTATTGGCGGAATCGTTCTGACTGGCGGAACGGCCAATATTCCTGAAATTGAAATTTTATTTGAAAAAGTAACCAATATGCCTGTTCGGGTTGGATTGCCCGAACGTCTGGCACATACTGCCAAAGCCGATGCTGTAAGCAATACCTCCTATTCCACTGCGATAGGATTAGCCTGGGCTGGTATTAAGTCAATTGATCCGCGCATAAAATCAATATGTAAACCTCCTGTACATCTAAGTGCCCCGTTAAGAGAAACCCCAACACAGACTAAACCAAAAGAATTGAAAAAAGTACCAAAAGATGACGGCTCGTTTTGGGACCGCATCATTGGTCGCAAGGATGACAGTATTGGAGACTATTGA
- a CDS encoding cell division protein FtsQ/DivIB: protein MLRKFDYSWHLLKRSLWLILPIAGIGMAESRLGNQRCNNIIITVDGDSGMHFLDKTDIQMLLTENGGDPLLGSRLRDVHLSDLENRVRKNKLVKKCQVFRDLKGNIVVEVEQEKPLARWINTSKSGEWRNTSGYYINDEGVFFPLSESFSARTLLVSGPFFTSSKEMKTKKGVMVMDLIRFLNTNEFWKAQVAEMYVDKDGEVLLTTVLGDQRVELGMAEDFESKFSKLRIFYDNVLSKDWSRFSKISVKFQNQIVCE from the coding sequence ATGTTACGTAAATTTGACTATTCTTGGCATTTGCTTAAACGTAGCTTGTGGCTTATTTTGCCTATTGCCGGAATCGGCATGGCGGAGAGTCGCCTTGGTAATCAGCGATGTAACAACATTATCATCACCGTTGATGGTGATTCTGGGATGCATTTTCTGGATAAAACAGATATTCAAATGCTGCTTACTGAGAATGGAGGAGACCCATTATTAGGTAGCAGATTGCGGGATGTTCATCTTTCGGACCTTGAAAACAGGGTGCGAAAGAATAAACTTGTAAAAAAATGTCAGGTTTTTCGTGACTTAAAGGGTAACATCGTCGTAGAAGTTGAGCAGGAAAAACCACTTGCAAGATGGATCAATACTTCCAAAAGTGGAGAGTGGCGAAATACCTCGGGATACTATATAAATGACGAAGGCGTTTTTTTTCCATTATCTGAAAGTTTCTCAGCCAGAACGCTGTTGGTTTCAGGTCCTTTTTTTACCAGTTCGAAAGAAATGAAGACGAAAAAGGGGGTAATGGTAATGGATTTGATTCGTTTTTTGAATACCAATGAATTTTGGAAAGCGCAGGTTGCAGAAATGTATGTGGATAAAGACGGAGAAGTCCTGTTAACCACAGTTTTAGGCGATCAGCGTGTGGAGTTAGGGATGGCAGAAGATTTTGAATCGAAATTCAGTAAACTTCGTATTTTTTATGATAATGTACTTAGCAAAGACTGGAGTAGATTTTCAAAAATTAGTGTTAAGTTTCAAAATCAAATAGTTTGTGAATAA